CCGCTGAAGGTAACGGCACAACCACGATCACATTAACAGCTTCAAGCGCTAATGATGCAATCACCTGGGTATTGTACGAAGCTAATACTGGGGTAAGGGTAGACTGGGCATCCCAAAATGGCAATGTCCATGAAAAAACAATGAATCTTAGTCCTGGAACACTTTATGAAATTTCGGTTTATACATGGGAAAATTTACAGATTGATTATCATTTGCTTGTAGAATAAACAATAGTAAAAAATCTTTTTAAAAGAAGGAGGCCCCCCTCCTTCTTTTTCTTTATCTTCTTAATCAGAATCTTTCCCCTGGAACTGATTATGAATTATCTGTTTACAAATGGGAAACTGCAATAATTGACTATGACTTGGTAATCTTTGAGTAGTATAAAAAGATTACATCCAAAATCTTATGTAAATAAAAAATCTAAAGTTATGAATTCGCAAAGTATATTCCAACACCTATGAATAAAAACAAAATGTAAGATGTACTTAATACCAAAAATCCTAATCTCCAAATCACTCTAAATAATTTTTTAATCTGTACCTTTCCTTTTAATCGGTTTTGTAAATTACCAACTAAACCTCCAAAAATTAAGAAGATCAATACAATGATCCAAATCCCACCAAAACTTGAGCTTTGAAAAATAATATCATACATAACTGCTACCGCACCTATTAAAAAAGGTGTTGTAAAATCCATGGCTAAATTTGTAACCTTTTTTTTATTTTCATACATAAAGAACAATATGATCCAAAATAACCCAAATGATATAAAGGGTAAAATGGAAAAAATAGCATAGATTATTGATACCGTGTCTATCACATACCCCATAAAATCCACCTGCAATTTCATCATATATTTAACTCCAGTTTTTTTACAATGGAGATAATAACCTCATGAATTTATTTATCCAACTGACTTTTAATTGGTCAATCCTTTTACCATATTGAAAACTACTTGATGATTTGGCACATCAATTTTGTAATCAGAAGCTAAACGAATCAGTCCGCCGTTAATCCTATCAATTTCTGTTTCTCTTCCT
The window above is part of the Chengkuizengella sediminis genome. Proteins encoded here:
- a CDS encoding DUF3397 domain-containing protein: MMKLQVDFMGYVIDTVSIIYAIFSILPFISFGLFWIILFFMYENKKKVTNLAMDFTTPFLIGAVAVMYDIIFQSSSFGGIWIIVLIFLIFGGLVGNLQNRLKGKVQIKKLFRVIWRLGFLVLSTSYILFLFIGVGIYFANS